TTCGACCAAAAAAAGCTAGTAAAATTCACGTTGAAGTTTCACGAGGTTTGGGCATTACACCGCATTTTAATTGATTTAATGCCTTTGTGTGATAACAAGTTTCTAGCGAACCATGTGCAAAATGTAATCAATAAATTAGATCAGAAACTATGCTAACAAGCTATACTGTAAAATCGAAAAACAGCGATAATGTTTGGGAATTTAAATATGACTTAAACGGTAATTTAAAAGCTTTTAAAGTGCTTAGTGGTGTGTTGAGTAACCAACAAATGATTTGGTTTTTTAGAAAGGGTAATTTCCCAGTTCTAGAAAGCGTAATAAAAACTATTTGGATTCCAAACCTTAAACAAAATTTCGAGATAACTATAGGTGAACCCGATTTAAGCTTTGAAGCTTTTTGGAACAGCTACGGCAATAAAGTAGGAAAACGTAAGGAAACCGAAAACAAATGGACCCGCTTAAGCAAAGCAGAAAAACTACAAGTGTTATCTAGCATACCGAAGTATAACAATTATTTAAAGCATTACCCAAAACAACAAAAACAATACCCATCTACTTACTTAAACCAAGAAGCATATAAAAACGATTGGAAAATATGAAACAGCCTAAAATTACAATTGAATTAAAAAAAGACGGAACCATAGACGCTAAAATGCATGGTGATATAAAGTTATTAGTGTCAGCCATTGTAGATGTTATGGAACAAAGTAACGCCATAAAAGCAGTAATTCTAGCTGCAGGCGAAATGTATAATAATTATATAGAAGATTAACATGAATTTATACCGCATAGGATTTAAAGACGGCTTTAATTCTGGAATTATACTAGGAGCTGCCATAACCGTAACCATAGTGGCTGTAATAGCCGTTTTAATGTATTATTAAAATATTTTGTTATGACCTTTAGAGACAAAAACAACAGAGACATTAAAGATGGTGATGCCGTAATCTTTACTCACGAAGACAGTGTGGAACCAACAGGCTTTAACAAACGCGTAACTGAAGAGCGCTTGTGCTTTTGGAGTGCTATAGAAGGCCGTTACATCCCGTTTAAAGAGGTGTACGACTTTCCTTTGATAAAAGACGCTGAACGTGTACGGAACGATTTAAATTGTAAGCCAGATAACCAATCTAAAATTTATACTAAACATGACTAATAAAAAAATACTATACCTAACCCTTAAACGTGAGTGGTTCGACCTCGTTGCTTCAGGGGTAAAAAAAAGGGAGTTTAGACTAATTACTACGTATTGGTATAAACGTCTTAGTAATATAGATGTTCCAGTAGATCATCCCGACAGGTTTTTAAAGTTTGATGAAATACACTTTAGAAACGGCTACCGTACAGATAGCCCATTTATGCGCGTAAAGCATATTAAAACCGATACAACACCGCCCAAGCTTATAACATACCCCAATGGTGTAAAACTGCATTTACAAGGTTCTTGTTACGAGATATTTCTTGGCGATATTTTAGAAATTAAAAACTATAATAAAAACTAAATTATGGATATAAACTATTATCAGAACACAAATCCCTTAAAGAAGGGAGATAAACGTTACGTAATTTCTTATTCTGGTTTTGGTGTGTTTTTTAGAACCGATGTAGATGCCGTAGATGAATCTACAGCTAAAGCCTATTTCTCTAAATATTTCCCTAGAGCTAAATTCGAATCAATTAAATTAAAACATGACCCAAACTAAAACCCAATCCTTAATAGAAGCCATTACCAATACCGTAGTTGATTTTGGCATTTCCTTAGCAACAACCTTTGTGATATTTCCTTTATTAGGTATTGCAACCACGCCTAGTAAAAACCTGTTAATAACCTTGTTTTTTACTGCCATTAGTATAGTATGTGGCTATGTAATACGTAGGTGGTTTAATCAGGATAGTATCAAGGCTAATAAATTAAGATACCCAGACGGAAAACTGTATTGGTTGCATTGCTTTGCGTGTGAAAACGCGATGCCCGTAGTGGAAGATAAAGACGCGATTTACTGCTCCAATTGTGGGCTTAAACATTAAATAAATAACATATCAAATAAAAAAAAGAATGGAATTAGAAGTTTTAAATAAAGGTATAGCTATAAATGAGCAGATTGAAAATGCAAAAGCAAAAAAATCTATAATACACAAACTATATTCAAAAAAAGAAGATTTGAAACCTGAGCAATTAGAAAAACTATTCGCTATAGCTATTAACTCTGTAGGTTTCGAGTTGGATAGATTAAGTCGTGATTTAAAGAATTTATAGTTTTGATTTTTATCTAATTTAGAAATATAACATTTATTAAAAACAAACCCTTTTAACTATTTTAGCAAGCAATTATTAACTTTTTAATTAAACCAAAATCTTATGAAAAAATTATTTTTACTCATTTTATTTAGTAGTTTTCTATTTAGCTGCTCAACTCCAAAAGTTAAAGATTATGCTTCTTATGAAGTAAATGGAGCGTGGTATTGGGTGCTACAATTTGAGGCCGATGCTACTGAAGCAGACGTAAAGGAATTCGTTGAAACATGGGCAAACATAAATCAAACAAGCTATTTTTTTGCTTACCCCAAAAATTACGATTTATCTAATTTTAAATCTAAAGATTTAAGCTTTTTGAAGTTTTCTAGTATTATAGCTAGTACACCTCCAAAATACGGTTTTTATAAAATGCCAAACGACTCTAACATTTATGACGATGCCGTGTGGCTAATGGAACAAGCTTCTAAATAAACTTTAATTTACTGATAAAAAACACACTCCTAATCGAGTGTGTTTTTTTATTTAATAAATTATTATATTTGCTACATGACCCGCCAAGAACGCCTACATTTACGTAACGAAAAAGTAAGAGCACTTTTTAATCAGTATTGTAAAAAACACCCACAATGGCGTACCGATGCTATTATTGAGGAGATTGTGAAACGTGTTTTTTTATCCCCTAGAACAATAGAAGGAATTTTACGAGGTGAGGGCATTTATGGTTTATCTCCAGAACCGTCACAGCAACAAAAATTACAATTGTAAAATTTTTAATATATTTGTATCAAATTCCACCATCCGTGGTGGTGACCCTTAGGCCTTAATTGTTCACGCAGTTAAGGCCTATTGAATTTAAAAAGCTTGCCTTTAATAACAAAATACACCACGTCATACTTATAATTAGGGCTTTCAAAAATATCGTTAACCCTATTGTTTAAAATCTTTGTGTTAATATTTATGCTATCGGCTAAATAAATAATGGCCACACAGTTTTGGTTATCACTAGCTTTATTGGCATTTCGTAAAATGTTCTTTATGGCTTGTGGGCGTTTAACATCCATATAAACACCGGCAACTCTTAAATCAGGATTAGTAGATAAATCATACTTATGGAAAACAGTATTTCTGTATTTTAAAACCGATTTACCTTTTACTTCAGGCAACATTTCTACCACCTTATTACTATGCGCTAATAATTTGGCACTTTCTAAAATTTCGGTATAATCATCAGCTTTTTTGTTAACCAATAGATGTTCTAATACAAGGCCTTTCTTATGGTTGTAAATTTCAGTATATTGTTTTTTTCTGGGTAAGCTTAGTATAAGCTGTTCTGCATGTCTTTTTGAAGCTTCATCTCCATACTCAATCATATACCTAAGTGCCATAATACTTGCTTTATCTGCACTTGCTTTATCTAAACCTTTTTGATAAGGAATATCACTAAAAATTTCACCACTTTGGGCAGCATTGTTTTTAAAGGTTTCCTTAATGTTTATTTCGGGTAAATCCTTACTAACTGGTTCATCAGTTTGTACTACGTCGCAACGGCAACCCCAATCGATTGGTGGATATAAGGTTTTCCATATCGGATGATCTATAGGTGCTACAAAACCATCTAAAGCTCTATGTTTAGTACGCGTACGCTCATCATCTACGGCCTCATATCGAAGGTTAGGGTATAGGTCTTTATTTTTTTGAAAATCTTCCCATTTGCCTGCCATATTAGCTGTAGCAATGGTTTGATGATACTCGGTTTGTAAGTAATTTACATTGTACAAGCCTGAAACCCGAGCTGCTTCTTTTTTAAAGCTGCTCCAGGGCACAATGCGTCCGTTTTTAGTTAATCGACTTTCCAGTTCCTTTTTAAAACTGGTGGCTTTAAACGCAGAAAACTCGGCTACATTATATTTTAGTTTAAGGGCTAGCTGTGGGTTGAAGGTTTCCAGGTTCTGGCCATAGCCTTTATCAATGCCTTTGGCTAGCTTGTTGTAATAAAACTGCCAAAGCTTTTGTTGCATGGCTTCGGATACTTGACGCTCATTAAACAGCTCTTGTATGTAGTTTTCAATAAGCCTACTTAAACGTTTATCTTTATTTAGTTGCAGCACTTGTTTTTGAGGTGTGCAACAATGTGTTTTATAATGTAGTTTAAGTAGGCTTAGGCCTTTCCCTCTGCAGGTGTGTTTTCAGAGGGCATGCGTTCTATTTCTATGCCATATACTTCTTCAATATATTGCTGTTTCAGCACATAACCATTACGCATAAATTCGCCATCGATGGTAATTTGTTCGGATGGATTTTTTGTTTGTTCAATCGTAATTTTAGCATTTTCAGGAATGTTGTAACCTAGTAAGCGCATGGCAGGAACCAACCGAGTATTTAAGAAGGACAGCATTTTCTTTTCATCGGCATATACTACTTCTTTTAAAGTGGCTTCGTGCACATTGCCTTGAGCTTGGCTACTTCCGTTTTCGGTAGTCATGGTTTGGTGTAAAACCATTTTAGAAAGCTCTTTATCTAAGGCTTCAATTTTCTTGTAAAAGACGTTAAATGCGTCGCCTTTGCTGTTTTCTTTAATGTCTATTTCTGTACCAATAGGAAACACACCGTAGGGCGCCGAACCCATTTCTTCAAGCCAGCCCGCTACTTCATTTTTAACTGTTTCAGATTGCGAGGCTATTTTGGCAATTCTAATAGGCACACCAAACAATTCTTCAAACTCGTCCCAACTTCCCCAGGAATGTCGTTTTAAAATGGCGTAAGGTGCTGCCTTTTCTAAAAGCCCTAGTCCAGGGTAAAATTTGGCGTATAATAACAGGTCTTTTATTTCACTAAAATCAATGCCTTTAGTGGCCGATAAATCATAAAGCAATACCTTATGTTCTGGAACTACTAACCCTCGTGGAATCAATTCTACTTCTTGTATTTCGCCTTTTATATATTCTTTAATCCAGATTAAGGAATATTCGTAATAGACAGAGTTATGTGCTTCGGTAAGTAACAATTCAAACCATTCTTTATCTTCGATAAAATCACTCAGTTTATCGTCTTTTTTACCGTCTATTGAAAAGATGTATTTTTTATTAGTAGTTCTCAAGGTTCGGTTTTCTGTAATACCAGTTAGGTGTCCGTCAAGCATTACATCATCAAACACTTCTTGTAAATACCAAGTGCGCGGTATATCGGCATTGTAACGCGCAAAACGTCCTTGTTGCCAATCGTTAATTTCTTTACGCCATAGCCTACGTTGACGCCTAATTACATCAACCATTAAGTTGGTTACTTTTTTTATATTCTTGCTGTCTTTATTACTAAGGCTTACTTTTTTAACGGCATTTCCTGAAATGTGCGTAACGCTATCGGTAATGTTTTGCTTCATAGTTTATCGGTTAAATCGGTTATCCAGGGTTCTGGTTAATTTGTTTGCTATTTTATTGTTTAGGTAGCGTGAAGGCTTCATAAATGGTCTTGCTGGTAAATGGCCAGCACCTTCGTTATGAAACTCGGCATAAGATTTATAAGTGTAAAACCTTACGATATGCTTGGTTCGCCGTGCACGGAAGGAATTAATTAACTTATTGCCCCCTGTTTTATGACCTACCAAAAGGGCACGCCCTTCAATTTGTCTTCCATATTTATTTAGTGATCCTCTACGTCCGCGTCTGTTGGTTCTGTAGCGGGTTATATCACGTCGGTTACTATCAACAGTTTTTCGTGCTTCCCATTTAACAACTCTACTACCGGTATTAAACCCCTGGTCCCTAAAATTCTTTTTTATAAAGGCCAAACCTTCTACCTCAATAATTTTAGGTACTTTATCAGGAATGTCGCGCATGGCTTTATTTAAAAGCTTTTGAAGTTCTTTTAAACTTTTATCCATTAGAAATGATTCTTATATGTTTTTCGGCTTCCTACTTTCATAAATGGTACGCTACTGTCGGGTTGCCCGTCTCCATCGGTGTCCACCTGTTTTTCTGGTAAATCGGGTGAAATGTTGCCTTTTGAAACTTTTTCTAACCATAACATAGCTTCGTCAAAACGCATTTTAGCTACATCATTCATTTGCTTGCTGCGCCTTATGTATAACTCGTGTATTACAACATCTTTTAGGTATTTTAACACTACTTTAGAACGGTCTGTTCCAGAAGCTGTAAAAATGGCCTCGGTATCAAAATATTTAAACAAATAGGATTTAAAAATTTCAATACTTTCCTCAATTA
This genomic interval from Tamlana carrageenivorans contains the following:
- a CDS encoding phage minor head protein; translated protein: MLQLNKDKRLSRLIENYIQELFNERQVSEAMQQKLWQFYYNKLAKGIDKGYGQNLETFNPQLALKLKYNVAEFSAFKATSFKKELESRLTKNGRIVPWSSFKKEAARVSGLYNVNYLQTEYHQTIATANMAGKWEDFQKNKDLYPNLRYEAVDDERTRTKHRALDGFVAPIDHPIWKTLYPPIDWGCRCDVVQTDEPVSKDLPEINIKETFKNNAAQSGEIFSDIPYQKGLDKASADKASIMALRYMIEYGDEASKRHAEQLILSLPRKKQYTEIYNHKKGLVLEHLLVNKKADDYTEILESAKLLAHSNKVVEMLPEVKGKSVLKYRNTVFHKYDLSTNPDLRVAGVYMDVKRPQAIKNILRNANKASDNQNCVAIIYLADSININTKILNNRVNDIFESPNYKYDVVYFVIKGKLFKFNRP
- a CDS encoding DUF7220 family protein, whose amino-acid sequence is MTQTKTQSLIEAITNTVVDFGISLATTFVIFPLLGIATTPSKNLLITLFFTAISIVCGYVIRRWFNQDSIKANKLRYPDGKLYWLHCFACENAMPVVEDKDAIYCSNCGLKH
- a CDS encoding phage portal protein family protein — protein: MKQNITDSVTHISGNAVKKVSLSNKDSKNIKKVTNLMVDVIRRQRRLWRKEINDWQQGRFARYNADIPRTWYLQEVFDDVMLDGHLTGITENRTLRTTNKKYIFSIDGKKDDKLSDFIEDKEWFELLLTEAHNSVYYEYSLIWIKEYIKGEIQEVELIPRGLVVPEHKVLLYDLSATKGIDFSEIKDLLLYAKFYPGLGLLEKAAPYAILKRHSWGSWDEFEELFGVPIRIAKIASQSETVKNEVAGWLEEMGSAPYGVFPIGTEIDIKENSKGDAFNVFYKKIEALDKELSKMVLHQTMTTENGSSQAQGNVHEATLKEVVYADEKKMLSFLNTRLVPAMRLLGYNIPENAKITIEQTKNPSEQITIDGEFMRNGYVLKQQYIEEVYGIEIERMPSENTPAEGKA
- a CDS encoding phage morphogenesis protein → MDKSLKELQKLLNKAMRDIPDKVPKIIEVEGLAFIKKNFRDQGFNTGSRVVKWEARKTVDSNRRDITRYRTNRRGRRGSLNKYGRQIEGRALLVGHKTGGNKLINSFRARRTKHIVRFYTYKSYAEFHNEGAGHLPARPFMKPSRYLNNKIANKLTRTLDNRFNR
- a CDS encoding phage protein Gp36 family protein; the protein is MAFLIKDELKTVATIELINLITQSDETIVTEIIEESIEIFKSYLFKYFDTEAIFTASGTDRSKVVLKYLKDVVIHELYIRRSKQMNDVAKMRFDEAMLWLEKVSKGNISPDLPEKQVDTDGDGQPDSSVPFMKVGSRKTYKNHF